In the Oncorhynchus nerka isolate Pitt River linkage group LG2, Oner_Uvic_2.0, whole genome shotgun sequence genome, one interval contains:
- the LOC115116399 gene encoding uncharacterized protein LOC115116399 translates to MLLHWLANNIHTDNNGNMRLNFNPTRGDYGFNFYGNADRPRPLPFLPSESGSYYSLGNIDGNYNYNGATALPDYVTQSFYNSWLPERNRDRVIIRVREEGSNQFIVDEVYITQHYPPNENRGSVYDPDNTYPVSFSLLTQIQVLPTITRDVIQRIHNVEINDNSVENIWGHTPGLALLLAIALYLTRPKVSFIQQVFITMESQHHMQDFFFYLFYFTFI, encoded by the coding sequence ATGCTGCTCCACTGGCTAGCCAACAACATTCACACTGACAACAACGGCAACATGAGACTCAATTTCAACCCAACTAGGGGAGACTATGGCTTTAATTTCTATGGAAACGCTGACAGACCCCGCCCATTACCTTTTCTGCCCTCTGAAAGTGGTAGTTACTACTCATTAGGGAATATTGATGGAAATTACAACTATAATGGCGCTACGGCACTTCCTGATTATGTCACTCAAAGCTTCTACAACTCATGGTTACCtgagagaaacagggacagaGTCATTATCAGAGTTAGGGAGGAAGGATCCAATCAGTTCATAGTAGATGAGGTCTACATCACTCAGCATTACCCACCAAATGAAAACAGAGGAAGTGTCTATGATCCAGACAATACATACCCTGTCAGTTTCAGCCTCTTAACACAAATCCAAGTTCTCCCAACCATTACACGAGATGTAATTCAACGTATACACAATGTAGAGATCAACGACAACAGTGTGGAGAACATCTGGGGACACACACCTGGGCTGGCACTTCTTTTGGCAATTGCATTGTACTTGACACGTCCCAAGGTCTCATTCATACAGCAAGTGTTTATTACCATGGAAAGCCAGCATCACatgcaggatttttttttttatttattttatttcacctttatttaa